The genomic segment TTTTCAGCGTATGATTCGTAAACCTTACGGTATCATCCTTGCAACGGGACCCACCGGTAGCGGGAAAACGACATCGCTGTATGCGTGTTTGAAAGAGATTAACTCACCCGATGTCAAAATCATAACCCTTGAAGACCCGGTTGAATACGAATTAGAGGGGATCAACCAAATCCAGGTCAATCCCGATATTGGTTTCACCTTCGCTCAAGGGCTCCGCCATATCCTACGGCAGGATCCCGACAAGGTATTGGTGGGTGAGATTCGGGACTACGAAACCGCAGAGATGGCGATCCATACCTCGCTCACAGGACACCTCGTCTTTAGCACACTTCACACAAACGATGCCCCTGGTGCAATCACACGACTTATTGATATGAACGTTGAACCCTACCTCGTTGCCTCCACCGTAGAAGGGGTCATCGCCCAAAGGCTTGCTCGCCGTGTATGCCCAGCATGTTGTGAGATGTATTCACCCGATATGCAAGAGTTAGCGGGACTTATGGGGAATGGCAATGGCTTTGCTATCCCTGGGTCTTCTATTCCCGAAAATTTGAAAATTCCGCGTGCAGTCGGATGTAAGGAGTGCCGCGGGAGAGGTTACAAAGGTAGAATCGGCATCTTTGAAGTTTTACTTATGACAGATGAGATTCGCTCAATGGCACTCAAACAGGCATCGACAAGCGAAATTCGTAGACTCGCCGTTCAGATGGGGATGAAAGGCTTGCGTGAAGACGGTTGGCGTAAGGTGGCTGCTGGGTTGACAACGGTTGACGAGGTCATCCGGTTAACACAAGAAGAAGATTTTGATTTCGCGGAAGTTGTGTAAATTGTAACGGAGGGGTTGATTGTGCCAGTGTTCCGATATGAAGCACTCACGCATAACGGTGGGACGGTTACGAATACAATAGAAGCCGACTCCAAAGCCGAACTCATCTCTCGTTTACGGCAGATGGGGTATTGGCCCACAGATATTGTTGAAGAGGCAGAGGACGTAGCCCCAACGGATGCGCGTCGCTGGTTTGAAATCGGCAGACGTGGTGTGAAGGCGGCGGACGTTGAGTTTTTTACGTATCAATTGGCGACCCTGGTGAACGCGCATGTGCCGCTGCCGCGTGCCTTGGAGGTTACACTCGGTCAAATTCAAAATCCTGCGCTACACCGTATCGTTTCCCAAGTGAAATACGATGTGGAACACGGTGCGACTTTCCACGATGCCCTCACCCAGCACCCGAAGGTGTTTTCGGATCTATACGTTAATATGGTAAGAGCAGGCGAGAGTGGGGGTGTGCTTGGCATCGTCTTAGAACGGCTCGCGGAATTCGCAGAACGTCAGCGACTTCTCAAAAACGATGTTGTCTCCGCACTCTTTTATCCTGTTATCTTGTTGGCACTAAGTGTTTCCGCGGTTGCGGTCCTGATGATTCTTGTCATCCCGAAATTCACCGCCATGTTCAACGATCTCGGTGTCGAATTGCCGCTGCCCACGCGGATTCTCATTGGGGCGACGGATGCCTTTCAAACCTATTGGTGGCTCGGACTTCTCGCTGTCATTGTAGGTGCAGCAGCCCTGAAACAATATCTGCGTCGTGAAGCCGGTCAGATCTGGTTTGATCGCTTAAAACTGAAATTGCCTCTCATCGGTCCCATATTTAGCACCTTCGCCATTGTCCGCTTCACCCGAACGATGGCAACGCTCTTAGAAAATGGCGTGCGTCTGCTGCCTGCACTCCAAGTTGTCAAAGACACTATCGGGAATAAGGTATACAGCAATGTCGTCGCTGCAGCGGAAACGGAAGTTGAACAAGGTTCCACACTTTCACGTGAACTGGGGAGGAGCAAGGATTTTCCTGAATTTGTTACCCACATGGTGGCGGTTGGCGAGGAGTCCGGGGAACCCGTTCACATGCTCAGCAAACTCTCTGAATACTACGATTTAGAAATAAAAAAGAGCCTCGAACGTTTGACGGGTTCCATCGGTCCACTTGTCATTTTACTCATGGGACTTGTTATCGGGTTTATCGCTGTCGCGATGATCCTTCCGATCTTTGAGGCAAACCAATTATTAAGTAATTAAATAGTTATCAAAGGAGAAAAACAGATGTTCGCTGCACTTAAATCTGATCAATCTGGATTGACGCTCATTGAATTGACGATTGTGATCGTCATTTTAGGGATTTTGGCTGCCTTTATTGCGCCGCGTGTCATCAATGCCCCACAGCAAGCGAAAGTCGCGAAGGCACAAACAGAAATTAACGGTATTAAGACTGCATTGGAACAGTATGCAATCGCAACGGGTGAATATCCGACAACAGAACAAGGGTTAAGTGCCTTGTGGCGAGCTCCGAGCCCCACACCCCCAAATTGGGATGGTCCCTACATTGACACCCCCAATTTCATAGATCCCTGGAATAGCCCTTATGTCTACCGCCAACCCAGTACCCATTACGGATACGACTATGACCTCTATTCGATGGGTAAGGATGGAAAGGTAGGTGGCACTGAACTGGACGCGGATATCACCAATTGGGTTGATGAAACCACCGGAGCCTACTAAAACGATGTTACGCCCGACAGTTAGACGCTATTTCCGTAGTGTGTCTACCTACAGAGACGTCGTTCCGATGGGGTTGAAGAATGGGTTCACGATTACGGAGTTGCTCATCGTTTTGACCCTGATCGGTATACTCTCAGCCCTCTCTATGCCGACACTGAAAGGGTTCGCGGCAACGCGCCGCTTAAAAGCCTCTGCGTCTACACTCCGCAGTCTCCTCACGTTTGCACGGGATATGGCGGTCACGGATCGGACGGCACACCTTGTGGTTTTCGACTTTGACAACCAGCGATACTGGCTTGCCTCCAGTGAAACGTTTGACCCCAGTAACCCGCTGACGTCGGCACTGACGGCTCAAAATTCTACTGTCGTAGCTGCTGCACAGAATAATATAAACACGAATTCGGGGTTCCAAACCCTTCCTACAGCAGGCACCCCCACTTCACAGGGACCCTTGACACGATCCAGCGGCATCTTGGGAGTGCCCGAGCCGATGGAACAGAATGTAACATTAACCGCGATGGTAACCACCCGCAACGGTAGGACAGTCACAGTCGATTCAGGCGTGGCGTATATCTACTTCTCCCCGACTTCTACCTCCGAGGAGGCTTTAGTATATCTCCAGAACACACGGAACCAGGTAATGACTGTTACTGTTGAGGCAGCAAGCGGACGCGTCCGTGCGCGACAACTCACATCTCAGGAGATTGAGATGTTGGGTTTTGAAACCACCTTATAGAGATGCTACTGAAGAGCAACTTTTTGAAGATTTCGTTACAGGCTATGCTACAAATCTGTAGGGATTGGGTAACCCAACCCCTACGTTACAGAATCCTATAACTATTGAGGTTCGGTTCTCCTGTACTCCCTTACGTTTTCATAGTCCAAAATTTGTAGCCCATAACGTAGTGGAGGGCGGATTTTAGAAAAGGATGCTAAAGTTCAAGTCCACATCATTTAACCGCAAGGAAGAATTAAAAAATGGTTTTACCCTTGTCGAAGTCCTTGTGACGTTAGCAATTTTGGCGGCAGTCTTGCCAGCACTGCTACAAGCGTTTGCTTCTGCTGCACGTAACCAAGGACTTTCAGACAACAGGACCACCGCGCTCTATCTTCTCAAACATCGGATGGCAGAAATTGAGATGGAAGGGTATCCAGATGTTGGTGAAACCTCCGACGAATTCGGTGAAAATACACGCTACCGGTGGCGGTCGGTCGTTGCGGACATAGATTCTGAAGACGTTGAAAACATCCGTCGGGTTCAAGTAACCGTCACATGGATACATAGAAGCAGAGAACGCTCCATGTCTATGAGCACCTACATCGCAGACCGGCAAATGCCGCAGCAACAAACGCAACAGTCCGGTGGCGGTCGATGAGTTTTTTTAACTCTTAAGGTTTTTATGACTTTCCTTATCCGCAAGACAGCATTAAAAACTGAAAGTGGTCTCACCCTTATTGAGATGCTGATGGCAGTCAGTATCCTCGTCGTCATCGGGGGTTCGGCGTATTTTGCTTTCAAAACAGCCGTGGATGCTTACCATCAGACAGAAGCTCGAATATTGGCTGCCCAGAGATGTCGGGTCGCTATGGACCGACTTGTGACGGATCTCAGCAATATGCGAGTCTCACTGCAGCATCCGGAACTTGGGCTTTATACACAAGACGGTCCAAGCCAATTGGGCGAAAGGGATATGCTCAGTTTTGTCACACTCGTTGAGACGGATCCAGATCCGTTTATAGAGCAACTTGCGAGTTTCCAAGCTCAGAACGCCGCGCAAACGCTTGTGCCCCTTTTAAGTGACGTGCAGCGTGTGGCTTACTTTGTCGGACCCGAACCGTTACCTGGGGAATCCTTTTTGCGTTCGTCAAACTTCCAAGCGTCTCTCACGGGTAACACAACTGAGGAACAAGGGGGTGAACTTGCTCTTTTTCGGGTTACAACGACAGCCCTCGATCCTGAAGTTGTTATCAGTGGGCTTTTACAGACAGGTGAGGTTCCAGAGACAGATGAAAATGGTGAGCCGATTTATGTCAATATCGCCCCCCTTGTTGCCGGACTTCTCAGTTTTGATCTCCAGTATTTCGATGGGGAGTCGGAAGTATGGCGCGCGTCATGGGACGATACTGAAAGCATTCCGAGTGCTGTGCAAGTCCGCATAACCGCCCAAGGCGAAGCACAAGTGCCTTTGAACATTACTGATGTAGAACAAGCCACAACACAGAGCCAACCGACGGGTATGACGCAAGCGACGATGGTGTATCTTCCTGCAAGTACCACCACGGGTGGCACAGCAGGTGGACCTTAGGGGATTTATTGACAATGCGGTTCACAAAACGGGATGCCTGGATATACTACAAGGAGCAGAGCGGTTTATCTCTCATCTCAACGCTCTGGATACTCACGATTCTGTCTATTCTTGCGACGCAGCTGCTCTATTCAATCCACATAGAGCAAAGAACCCAAAGGAATTTCTTGGACCGGTCAAAGTTTCACTATGCTGCAAGAGCGGGCTTCGAGTGGACGCTCGCTGTTATGCGCAGTGACGAAACCCCGTTTGACTCGCTCGGCGAAAATTGGGCTGAAGCGATTCAAGGACAGGTTGAAGACGGCATTCAGCTTGGCAATTTCTTAAACTACCAAGTGATCGTTATAGATGAGGCATCTAAAGTTAATATCAATGTCGCCGACGCAGGGCTTGTCAGTAATTTACTTGCCCAAGCGGGTGCTTCCCCAGATGATGCGTTCACTGAAGAGCTTGCGAACAGAATTGTAGAAGGACGTCCGTATCGCACGGTTCGCGATCTCGCTCGGGTCGAAGGCATGACATCCGAACTGCTCTACGGTGCCCAACAAGAAACCGTAGCGGTTGGGTCTCCCAACCCGTTGGGACGAGGCGACCTCGCCACCACGGCATCCATTCCAACGGGGCTTGTTGGTTTGGCGACCATCTACTCGGTCGATGCAAGCACAGATCCAAACGGGGAACCGCTTGTAGATATTAATGCAGCAGAGGCAACGAAACTGACGGAAATCAATACACAGCAAAACCAATCTGTGTTCACACAAGCCGAGGCGGAATCGCTCATCCAGCAACGCGATTTTGACAAATTTTCTGCACTCTTGGATGTCCAAGCGGTTTCCGACGAACTGTTCAACAACATCCGGGACCAATTGACGACTGAAGATGCAAATGAACCGGAAGCAGGTGAGGGCGCCAACACCCAAGAAGGAAATATTGCTCCCGGACAGGGAGGTACACCTGAAACACAGGATGAAGGTGGAAAGGTAAACATCAATACCGCGGATGCCGAAACTTTAGCGTCCTTAGACGGAATTGACCAAGGTATTGCGGAACGTATCGTCAACCATCGTGAAGGGCAAGGACTTTTTCAGAACATCGATGCCATCAAAGATGTAAAGATGCTAACGCAGCAGGAATTCATCGGCATTGTTGATAAAATAACACTCAAAGAGGGAGAGACGCGGCAAGGTCTCATTAACATAAATACAGCAACCCCTGAGATATTAGCGCTGCTACCGGGGATGGATCCAGAAAAGGCACAGGCGATCGTTGAACGCCGTGAAGAGGAGACCTCCGATGCCTCTCAGCTTCAGGGTTTCAGTGAAGACGAGATAAAAGGGAATCCATTCACAAATATTTCACAACTGTCGCAAGTAGAAGGTATTGACTTTGCAACGTTCCGTGAGGTTGTCGATTGGGTGACCTACCGCTCGCACGGGTATCGTATTGAGGCAAGTGGGATTGACCACGCGGGCAAGGTTGTTTCGAGCTGCATTGGCATCATTGATCGGACAGGTAATCAAATAACTGTCCCGTATTGGCAACAAGATTAGATTTTTAATTTTGGTAAAAAATTATGTCTAAAAACCGAGTTGTGGCGATAGACATCGGCACAAACACAGCGAAAATCGTTCAACTTGAACAGTCTTTTTCTGCACCGGTGCAGCTGACCCATGCGAGCGTCGTGCCCTATCCAGATAAGGGGGATCGACTGCGGGTATCTGAATCGGTGAAACACCTCTGGGAGGCTTTAGGGGGACCACCGGGGGAAGGTGGTATCCGCTGGCGCAGGTCTCCTATAGAGGCTATCGGGACCCTGTTTAACCGAAATAAGACAGAAGTCGCTCTCGCCCTTCCTCGATCCTTAGTGAATACCAAACGCTTATCGAATTTACCGGCTGCAACAGATGAACAACTCGCAAGTATTGTCGCAATCGCCGCGGAAACCGAACTCCCTTTTCGCGTTGAAGAGGCTATCTTTACGTATCACGATATACAACAGACCGCAGAGACCTCTTCTGTAGAATTGATATCCACACGGCGAACGTCAGTTTCAAACTACTTGGGTCTCCTTGAGCAGAGTGGCGTTTCCGTATCGGCAGTTACACCGTCAATGATAGCCATAGCAGAAGTTGCAGCAAGCAGCGGCTGCACAAAACCTACATTTATTGTTGACATCGGTGCCGAGCAAGCAGACTTCTGTTTCATGGTGGATGGCAAACTCCAGTTTTCACGAAGTTTCCGTTTCGGTGGTGACCATCTGTCTGAACATCTGAGTCGGACTTTGAATGTAGATATTGAAACGGCAGCGGCGGAAAAGCAGCACATCTCGGCAAGCGAAATGCCGGCATATACTTGGGCGACTCAATTTATCGGTGAACTCCGACGTTCTATCACTGCTGCCACCACACATTATAGGACGGAGGTAAATGCTGACGGGTATCAGGATACCGCCCTCTCAGAGACAGAAACCGAACTCTGGTTGTGTGGCGGGGGTGCGCGCGTCCTCGACCTCGCACCCACTTGTGAAACAGAACTCGACATTTCAACACGGCTGTGGAATCCACTGCGTGCCGTTCAGCAACATGCCGGTATTGACATCCACTCCGTGCGTCCGGAAGTAGCAGCTACGCTTGATGCGTGGGGTGATACCCTCGCTGTCGCTTTAGGCGTAGGACTCAACGCGTTACAGTCAACAACCCCGATCTCTTTGTTGCCGAAAGAGACGGTTGAGACACTCACACAAACGACACGGCAGCGTCAACTCTTTGCCGCCGCTGGGTTAGGTATTTTGATCATCGGTGGTCTCCTTTTTGGGGGTTACATGCTTCAACGCTCACAGCAGTATAGAAGTGAAACCGTGGACGCACAACTCGCGTATTACGCCCAACCGATGTCTGCTGTGAAAGGACAACTTGGGAAGGAATTGGCACTCACCGATATGTTAGCGCATCATATCTCACCACTTGATATTTTGCATGCGCTGAGCGAAATGTTTAGGGATAGGACCCAGGTCGCATGGACCAATTTCAATATTACCAATCTTCATGAACCCACAACAGCACGTATTACCTTCAATTTGGAAAGCGCATCTCATAACGCCATCAATACACTTTTACGCGCACTCGACCGTTCTGGGGTTTTTACCAATGTCCGTCCGGGTGAAGTCACAACGATTTCTCAAGATAGAAAACAGATTTTCCAAGTACAGGTTAGGTGTAATCTAACAGCATCCGCTGTGAAAACATTTGCCAAAAAACGCTATCCACCGCCTGAACCAAAAAGCGATGAAGCCGCAAGTATGGCAGAATTAAAAAAATAATCCAAAGCGCGTAGCTCGTATTGTCCCGCAAGCCCACACGCGGCTTGCGCGTGGAGAGCGGATTTGAGAAGTAAACGTCAAAACTCTAGGGGAAACACCCAAGCAAAAACACCCACACTGTTTAACCGCAAGGAATAATTAAAAAATGGATCTTCAATTAACACCACGAAGCCGAATCTTGCTTGGTATCTTGGGTGGGTTGCTTTTAATCTTGCTCGCCATGCAGGTAGGTCCCGCCTTTTATCGCTTGTTTGGAAATCAAGACACGCAAGCGAAACGGGAACAGTTGTTGCGGACTCAAAATTTGGTCCGGGTCGCAGAAGTGCTTAAGCCCATTGCATCCGAAATTTACAAGGAGACAGGGTTGGCACTCGCTGAAAACCCACAAGGCTCTACAAATTTGCAGGGTGCAAAGACACTTTTTGATACTGAGCTGCCGGAAACTGTTATTAGATCCCGTATTGATGCGCTCGTGAGACGGGCGGGTATTCAACAGAATTATCAACTCCTTACGAAACCCGGAACCGCGAAACAAACACAAAAGTTGACAGTACAGAACCGAGGGAACCTTGTTCTCTATCTCTATCTCAAACATATAGAGGCAGAAGGAATAGAACTTACTGAGGCGGCTGAACAGCAGGCAGAAGAAGATACCTTCAATATGCTAATAGATGCGTGGTTATCGGGAACGGAATCCGAGACAGATGCGAAAGCGAGTGAAAAAGACGATTTAATGGCTGGAACGGAATCCGAAACAAAGGAAACGGAACTCACGGATAAAGCAAAACCGACGCATTCAATGGATGCTGCAGCGGCGTGGAAATTCGCCTCACTTCCAGAAGTAATCCCCGCCCCTGTTCGGATCAAACTTGCGTCATTTATCAAAAGCATGATAACGCAGCAGCTTCGGGGTGCGACAGATTCGAGGCAGGATTTCTTTGAGACGCAGCTCCACAGGGTCAAAACCGCCACTACCTCCGGCATCTTCGGTATCGGTGCAAAACCGGCTACCGTTGAAATCCAATTGCGAGGGAATAGTGTCCTTTTGGATATTCTCGCGCAATCAAGGGATTTCGTAGATATAGGTGAACTCCAACATGCGCTTGTTAAATACATTGAGGAGATACAAGCACAGCGCGCACGACTCTTAGAGCAACTCGCGTTGGCACCGCTGACATATCAAACGGAATACTATACAGTTGAAATAAAATTCAAAACGGATCTTGAAAAACTCGTTAACTTGAACCATCTTATCGAGACGAGTGCTAAATGGCTCACGGTGCGCGATTTACGGGTCTCCGCCGATAAGCAAACAGGTGCGCGTCCCGTGGCACGGGGTCGTAATGCTGAAGGTGGGACAAATTTGAATGTGGACATGCTCCTCATCGCTCGAATATTTTAATTTATGGGTCCCTGGGCTAAAGAAACACCCAAGCAAAAACCCTTCCACTTCGTTTCAGGCAGGTTTTTGGTTAATTCTGCGCCTATCTTGGATCTGAACGGGCTTTTTATAGTAAAGTTTAGAATTAATAGGACATCCTGTGCCGGTTCGGTTAGGAAACCGAACCTACCGGGGGCGGAAAGTGTCCATTTATTTTTCGGATCCACTATAATTGGATATTAGAGACTGTGATTAAATCATAAAGGATTGGATGTTATGCTAAGAAGAAAAGTGTTATTTCTGCGCAAGCCTATAGAGGCTTGCGGAACAATATTTTGTTTGGGGTTGCTGATCGTTGCGGGTGCTGAACTCTATGCCCAAGAGCAGCAACCCACAATGCGTGTCGCCGAAACCGACGCGCAAGGACGCGCAATCCGTTTCGACTTTAACTTTACAAGTCAAGAACTCAACGGGCTCTTTGAATGGCTCTCGCGGGAGGCTGACCTCACGATCATTGCAAGCGAAGAAGACATTAAAGATAAAAAATTCTCCCTAATTAATCTCAACAATGTAACGATCGAAGAAGTCATTGAGAAAATCAAAACCGTGCTCACCCAATATGATCTCACGCTCATCCAAACCGATAGTACCCTCTTGGTTACGACCTTCGCTCGTGCGATAGCCACAAAAGGCATTGTTAAAAGTATCCCACCGAACCCTGAACGGGTTGACATGACCGACGAAATCCAAACCTATATCATCCAATTGGATACCGTTGTTGCATCTGAGCAGGTAGATCGTCTCAAGCCGCTTCTCAATAAACAGGCAAATATTTTTGCAGATTCCGCCACGAACGCCCTCGTTATCACCGATGTCGCTTCTAATATACACCGCATTGTTTCCATTCTTCAGATCGCAGATGAGGGGGAACGCTTCCCTTTAAAGATTCTCATTGTGCCGCTCATTTACGCTGAAGCCGAACCGTTGGCACAAACGCTCACAAACGTTTTTCAAGAGGAGGGTGAAGGTAGTGAGGAGGGTAAAGGACAACGCGGTCGACTCGGTGGCGATGCAGTGCAGGCAAAAGCCGCCGCAGCGCAAATGAAAGCCGATGGCACCGGCTATGAAGTCCTTCAAGGCAGAATCAAGATTATCGCCGATGTCAACTCGAATTCACTCGTGCTCAAAGCGTCCGAGGCGAACCTTGTTTTCCTCCAAGAAATTATCAAGGAACTCGACATTGCTCCCAACGTCACCACCGAAATCCGCACGTTCCGACTTAAATACGCAACCGCTGCAGATGTCGCACAAACCCTACAAGAAATACTTACGGGTGATGCTCCCGATAATCGACGCAGAATGGATCCTTGGGATCGCGCGAAATTGAGAACCTATCAACGCGAACAGGGGATCGATACCTCCCAAGGCATCGTCGGCACTGTCAATGTTTCGCATAACGACCGAATCAATGTCGTCGTTGTTTCCTCGGACCCACGCAACTTCTCCATTATTGAGAAGGTCATCAATCAGCTTGACCAAGAGCAAACACAGGAAGAAATCAGACTCTATTTTCTTAAATTCGCGGATGCCGAAACGCTTGTGCCGAATCTGCAAGACCTCTTTGAAGGCGGCAGCGCGGGCGCAGATAGTGAACTCCCCTGGTGGCGACGCAGGGAGCGACAACCGACAGAAAGCACTACCGGTTTCGGTGTCCAAGGCGAAGTGCATCTCGTCGCGGACTTACGCCTTAATGCCATTCTTATATCAACGAGTGCGCAAAACTTTGAAACCATTGACGCACTCATCAAAAGACTCGATGTCAACATGCCGGACCAGGAGTGGGGCACCCGCATGTATAAACTCAAGTATGCCGATGCAGAGAACGTCGCCGTTGTCATCAATAACGTCTATCAAGGCAGCTCCCAAAACACCGGCAACTTTTTCTTTTTCCTTGCTGAACGCAACCGCAATCAAACACAAGGGGCACTCGCTGGCAACGTCACCGCCGAACCTTATCCGACACTCAATGCCGTCATCGTCTCAACCGCCACGCAACGCAACTTCGACCTCATCACGGAATTTATTAACTCCATGGATGTTCCTACACCGGAAGGGCAAAAGGAGATTACTGAAGCAATCCGTCTTGAATACGGGAGTGCGGATCATCTCCAGGAGGTACTCGAACGGGTTTGGGCGGGAGAGGAAGATGGGGGTGGTTTTAGCTTCAGCCGTTTCTTTGCGTCTGGGGGTAGAC from the Candidatus Poribacteria bacterium genome contains:
- a CDS encoding type II secretion system F family protein gives rise to the protein MPVFRYEALTHNGGTVTNTIEADSKAELISRLRQMGYWPTDIVEEAEDVAPTDARRWFEIGRRGVKAADVEFFTYQLATLVNAHVPLPRALEVTLGQIQNPALHRIVSQVKYDVEHGATFHDALTQHPKVFSDLYVNMVRAGESGGVLGIVLERLAEFAERQRLLKNDVVSALFYPVILLALSVSAVAVLMILVIPKFTAMFNDLGVELPLPTRILIGATDAFQTYWWLGLLAVIVGAAALKQYLRREAGQIWFDRLKLKLPLIGPIFSTFAIVRFTRTMATLLENGVRLLPALQVVKDTIGNKVYSNVVAAAETEVEQGSTLSRELGRSKDFPEFVTHMVAVGEESGEPVHMLSKLSEYYDLEIKKSLERLTGSIGPLVILLMGLVIGFIAVAMILPIFEANQLLSN
- the gspG gene encoding type II secretion system protein GspG, producing MFAALKSDQSGLTLIELTIVIVILGILAAFIAPRVINAPQQAKVAKAQTEINGIKTALEQYAIATGEYPTTEQGLSALWRAPSPTPPNWDGPYIDTPNFIDPWNSPYVYRQPSTHYGYDYDLYSMGKDGKVGGTELDADITNWVDETTGAY
- a CDS encoding prepilin-type N-terminal cleavage/methylation domain-containing protein, with product MALNWTRISPIGLMKPPEPTKTMLRPTVRRYFRSVSTYRDVVPMGLKNGFTITELLIVLTLIGILSALSMPTLKGFAATRRLKASASTLRSLLTFARDMAVTDRTAHLVVFDFDNQRYWLASSETFDPSNPLTSALTAQNSTVVAAAQNNINTNSGFQTLPTAGTPTSQGPLTRSSGILGVPEPMEQNVTLTAMVTTRNGRTVTVDSGVAYIYFSPTSTSEEALVYLQNTRNQVMTVTVEAASGRVRARQLTSQEIEMLGFETTL
- the gspI gene encoding type II secretion system protein GspI, which translates into the protein MLKFKSTSFNRKEELKNGFTLVEVLVTLAILAAVLPALLQAFASAARNQGLSDNRTTALYLLKHRMAEIEMEGYPDVGETSDEFGENTRYRWRSVVADIDSEDVENIRRVQVTVTWIHRSRERSMSMSTYIADRQMPQQQTQQSGGGR
- a CDS encoding prepilin-type N-terminal cleavage/methylation domain-containing protein, which encodes MTFLIRKTALKTESGLTLIEMLMAVSILVVIGGSAYFAFKTAVDAYHQTEARILAAQRCRVAMDRLVTDLSNMRVSLQHPELGLYTQDGPSQLGERDMLSFVTLVETDPDPFIEQLASFQAQNAAQTLVPLLSDVQRVAYFVGPEPLPGESFLRSSNFQASLTGNTTEEQGGELALFRVTTTALDPEVVISGLLQTGEVPETDENGEPIYVNIAPLVAGLLSFDLQYFDGESEVWRASWDDTESIPSAVQVRITAQGEAQVPLNITDVEQATTQSQPTGMTQATMVYLPASTTTGGTAGGP